From Rhodohalobacter mucosus:
TCGGTGATCGACTACATCTTCCGCGAGCTGGCGGTAACCTACCTGGAGCGTGAAGACCTGGCCCACGTTGCCCCCGAAGATATTCTGACCCGCAAACTGCGTCCCTCCGAAGAGGATGAAATTGCTGAAGAGGTAGCGCGGCGGGTTACAAAAAAAAAGGTGAAGCCGGTTAGTGAGGAGGTGACCGCCGCAGCGGCGCAGCAGCAACAGGCTGCCGACGAAGCGGAGTCCGACTACGACCGCGCTAAACAACTGGGCTATACAGGCGACTCGTGCCCCGAGTGCGGGAGCATGACCATGATCCGCAACGGTACATGTTTGAAATGCATTACCTGCGGGTCAACAACCGGATGCTCCTGATTTAGCAATCAACCAAGCAAAAAATCCGTCCCGAATGGAACCGGGAACGGATACACAGACGACGACTGACATGTCAATAGTTTAAATCATGCCCGGCGGGACGAAATCCTGTCGGGCTATTATTTGCTTGTGAGCCGTCAGCTTTCAGCCATCAGCTGTCAGCTATAACGGTTCAGAATTTCTGAGTCGTTTCGGTTTCAACAATACCGAAATGGTATGTTTATTGAATTGAATTGGAATGAGATGAGAGACTTCCCGGGCCAATTGTTTCTCCGGCCGCAGGCAACGTGACTGAAGCATCATTGCATAAGAGCAATAATCAGAACCCAGGAGATAGTTGCAACACCAACCTGCACAATTACACACAGAGCATGGTCCGGATTAGGTTGGATTTGAGAGGCTTGTCCCGTTTTACAGTCATAAGCCCTGTGCCCGGCATTTTTTCAGAGAATCAGGAAGGCGGCTCATCATACTTTTCATTGGCTGAACCGGAAATGGTGAATCCCTTGTAAACAGATCTTCGATAACAGTCCAAAACTGAAAGCAGTTATCAAAGATTCTTATCGAACATTCTATGACCGATTTCGCTGTTTAAGCTCTATTTAGTTGTATGAAAATGAAAATTTTGACATTATCATCCATAAGCAATGTTGCTAATATATATGTTATAACTTTAGTTCTTATTCATTTCATCATTTAAATAATGTTTGACAAAGATACAGAGATTGCACAAAAGCTATTATCAGAGTATAAAAAATTGAATTTAACAAAACCTAATGAAAATTGGCCTAATGATATTATAAGAGCACTTAATTATCTTAATGAAAATCTTTTTGAGTTAGATACTACCGTTAAAGACATGAAAGAAAAATGCAGAATATCACAACAAAATATTTCATCTAGATTTAATAACTATGTGGGCAAATCACCAATGAAATACTTATCAAGCCATCGGATTCAAGCTGCTAAATTAATATTAAGGTCTAATGAAATAAATCTCTCTAAGGCAAAAATCGGATTTTTAGTAGGGTATGATAAGCCATCTACATTCACGAAAGCTTTTCAGAGGAATTAATAGATGCATTTTTCAATAAAAAATTCAATACTTATTTCTCTATCCACTTGATAATTTTTAAGTAATGTAAAGGCGCACAGGGATAAAACATGTGTAATGCTAAAACATTAACTAATATTATGAAAACCATGAGAAAGTATTTATCAATTACAATTACGGTATTACTTTTAACCTTAACCATAGTTTCTTGCAATATTTTTCAAACAGATGACAAAAAGACTGATTTCGAACTATCTTTTGCTGACTTTGAAAAAGTTGGAGTAATTCATAATGAAGGGCTAGATTTAATTAAAAATTACATTAGTGAAAATAGAGATATCCTAAGAGATCGCGATAAACTCATCAATAAAATTAATGAGTTATCTGTGCTTTCAAGTAACATTGATGAGGAAATTAATACACTTCCTCTTATTGATCTTAATGTTATATCTTTGTCGACAATTAATTTTGTCGATGAAAAATTCGACAATGATAAAAGCACTGACTTATTATCGGCTAATTCAATATCAGACCCATCAGGCTTGATTCCAGATACATTATGGAATCAATTTTCTTCAACTGCAAGAAATTTTGTCATTGAATTGTCTGAAATTCATGACTCATATAATAGCTTAAGTCAACTATATTTCTCTATTGAGAATTTCGTAATGTCTGTCCAATCTTCTTCTATAATTGAAGAAGAAAAAATAGCGTTGTTCACAGGAGCTTATACTGCTTATTATTCAAATGAATACTGGACATACAATAATGACGATTGGGAAGCACTGCATTTTGATGACGGAAATTCCATGACAAAAAGTTTGCATACAGCCAATTCGTCATCCAGTTCTTGGAGAACACACGTTCGAGCAGATATCGGAGGTGGAATAGTTGGAGGTGCAATGGGAGCCAGAGCTGGTGCTATTGCCGGAGCAACAGCAGGAGGTGTTGGTGCTTTGCCTGGAGCCGTATCTGGCGCAGTAAGTGGTGGTATAGCAGGTTCTGTGGGAGCATCAGCTGCATCAATTGTGTTAAGCTGGTTTTAACTAAAACTTTAATATTCGTAGACATGAAAGTTCATTTTATAATAGAAATTATATTTGCTTTTGTTGCCTTGCTTTTAATCAATATATACTATGTTGAGTTAAGTATATTAAAAGCAACAATTGTTTCTGGAATAACTACTATAATTTTGGGTTTTACAGTTTATTTTCTTTTTATAAAAAATAAACTCAATGCAACATAAATTTATATTGTAG
This genomic window contains:
- a CDS encoding helix-turn-helix domain-containing protein; translated protein: MFDKDTEIAQKLLSEYKKLNLTKPNENWPNDIIRALNYLNENLFELDTTVKDMKEKCRISQQNISSRFNNYVGKSPMKYLSSHRIQAAKLILRSNEINLSKAKIGFLVGYDKPSTFTKAFQRN